The following nucleotide sequence is from Aspergillus nidulans FGSC A4 chromosome I.
AAGGGGTGATTTGAACGGAAGGATAACAGTTATGCATTGGGCGGGGCACCGAGGGGGCGAGTGTATGGTATTTAAACAGAGCTCGTTTCAAGCGCCCGTCACTCCTCCCAGGTAAGATAAGACAAAATGATATGCTCAGTACAATAATTATTCGTATTATGTTCTAATTCGATGCTTAGACACGCTTCATGCTATGTACTTCGTACGCTCGATCTGAAAAGCCCTTGGTCAGGGATGCGAATCCATGCCCCAGAATATAGAACATTGATAATgacaacaagcagcaggGAAAATAATGCCCGTCTCAGTAAAACGCCATTCGCTAGAGGGGAATAGAGTCAATCATCACATCGAGAATTGTCGAGATAGGCCGTATGCGTTATATACAAGTGACTTGTAAGAAGGAAAAACTTTCTATAACTGGATGAGGTCAACTTCTGAGAAGTCAGGTGGACTGCGGCTGAAGATTGTACGGCACTTTCCATCAAGTGCCTGGTACTCGTTACTAATCCAGATATGCTTGCTGAAGCGCTGGGTGCGGTAAATCTCGTCGTCACTGACTCCGAGGTCATCACGAGGAATCCAGATAACGGGACGTTTGGACCGAAGGGCATCGTGCTGGAAAGCTCGCTGGACGAGTTGGTCGCGTTCGTCGGGAGTAAGATCCTCAAGCTCGTCGTGAATGCCTGCAAACAACGCGGAGCTGCGAGAGTGTCCCGCTACGGGGCCTTGTGCTTCGGCGTCTTTTTCAAGCTTTTCCCGCATACGTTGAATCGAGGGAACAGCGTCCGCTGAGTTTGCACCAAAGTATTTCGACCGTCGGTTAGGAGACTGAGCTGTTTGAACGGCCCATGATGGTCGACGAGAGGCACCAAGTTTGGCTGCGGTCTCCGGGCCAAGTCCTTGACCCTTGTGTCTGAGCCCAGACGCCCGCCTACTTATGCCGCCCTCAATTTTTTTCAACTCAATCTCACGAGAGTCTTCGTTAGCCTGAATTTCGACACGCTCACGCTCTTTGAGTCGGTGCTCGAGGGTgtcttgctcttcctctgcttcttcttcattatcatcatctagACCCAACCGTGCCCTTTGCACGCGCGCAAATTCTTCATCTCGGCGAACCGCGTCATCCTCCAACGTAATAGGTAAGTAACGAATGAGGGGCCCAAACGCTTCATTCAGCAAGATTTGGAACCCCACGGTCAATATTGTCATGATAATCATGATGATCGCCTGCCCTTTACAGGAGACAGACCCATGAGTATCACGgaccaagaagaaaagaccaATCAAACTGAGCTCCATAACGTATATACCGGTGAACAACTGGTTGATCGCGCGGGGAAAGAGTAATCCTCCGGTGTCAAAGCGGAATTTCGTGACATAGAGAGTGTTGTAACGGTACACAAACCAAAACAAGCCAAAGGTAATCACATTGAACACCATGATTAGAGGAGCAATGACGGAGTAAATCAACCCGATGGATGCAAGAGTAGTGTACACTGGGAAGAACGTACCCCATTGCATCTGGTTCAGGTTGGTCGTCCGAGCCCATTTTCTGCGCGCAGTTGAATCCAGAATTGGCGCGAGGATGAACCAACTCACGAGGCTAAAGATTTGAACCAGAGCTCCAGCGCTCACAGATAGCGCCTGAAGGATCATATAGGAGAAAAAGTAGTTGCTTGAGGAAGGGATGTTCTGAGCCAGAAGCTCCGGCCAGTTTGTGAAATTCGTGATGTTGTCGATGATcgttgagaagctggacgCGATTGCAACAACCAAGAACAGCTGCacgaaaagaaaggcaaaGAAGTAATTCTGCACCGTGAGCTCAATACCCATACCTGTCTGGAGACCTTGTGCTCGACATAGGAAGCGAAGCATTAGTGGCAGAAGGGCCATCAGTATGGCCAGGAATAAGGGTGGTAAAATACCCTGGACGGCTGATATGAGCCATTCTGGCATTCGATTAATCCAGGATAGCCACGTGAATGCGCCTTCGAGATATGAAAGCTGAGAAAGCAATCCAGTAAAGGCTACTGGAAACGCCCAGCCTATTACCATGCCTGTGACAATAGCATAGACTCCAAAGGTGCGTAGATAGCGCTCCCACCATTTGATGGACATGTTGTCCCATATAACGTCATCGGGTGAAATTTCCACCGTGCGAGGAGCCATCTGTTTAGGTACATGATGACTGACGGCCTGACAAGCCATATGCGCAGCAACCTGGTGGTTAAATTGAATGAATGCTGAATTCATGAGCGGGAACCTCTCGGGATGCTGCTGATCTATCTCGATTTCCAAATTCAAACGAGCCACTTCTTTGCGACAATAGTCAATGGTATCGACTTTC
It contains:
- a CDS encoding putative DUF221 domain protein (transcript_id=CADANIAT00006946) yields the protein MANDLGSALEHAGGKGQEREGISLKTFIASLAAALIIFAVEFLLFLVLKGKLTRIYQPRTYLVPDRERTEPSPPGLFKWISPIFRTSSSEFVQKCGLDAYFFLRYLRMLLKIFVPLGCIIVPTLITVNRVDGKNQTYKNGTDTGDRWNVTGLDQLAWGNVAPENTHRYWAHLVMAVILIVYVCFVFFDELRGYIRLRQAYLTSPHHRLRASATTVLVTTIPKKWLTVEALEGLYDVFPGGIRNIWINRNFDDLNEKVKERDRLALKLETAETELIIKCKKAQMKQAKAAAKKARRKGAEQKEQDVADTKASKPTIGAGISSGNPHQAHTLQEVLHRDTMASNDGRTHKRKYMNPLEPAVGLAGAVGQGVGKLGKSVLGTVKKHDHHGAPDEELPHQDNLSDANAADRSVWEGSAAMPAGESTEGDSSQPKRPFWRSRPSAMSKSSNRTEADELPLTAPESPVDVEDGEFSSSSGNSLTKARDENDIDITRNDGAEIEDDTYPVAYNENFEKEDLGEPLWKKYIRQEDRDTMRLPIFGISWMPSIWLLGKKVDTIDYCRKEVARLNLEIEIDQQHPERFPLMNSAFIQFNHQVAAHMACQAVSHHVPKQMAPRTVEISPDDVIWDNMSIKWWERYLRTFGVYAIVTGMVIGWAFPVAFTGLLSQLSYLEGAFTWLSWINRMPEWLISAVQGILPPLFLAILMALLPLMLRFLCRAQGLQTGMGIELTVQNYFFAFLFVQLFLVVAIASSFSTIIDNITNFTNWPELLAQNIPSSSNYFFSYMILQALSVSAGALVQIFSLVSWFILAPILDSTARRKWARTTNLNQMQWGTFFPVYTTLASIGLIYSVIAPLIMVFNVITFGLFWFVYRYNTLYVTKFRFDTGGLLFPRAINQLFTGIYVMELSLIGLFFLVRDTHGSVSCKGQAIIMIIMTILTVGFQILLNEAFGPLIRYLPITLEDDAVRRDEEFARVQRARLGLDDDNEEEAEEEQDTLEHRLKERERVEIQANEDSREIELKKIEGGISRRASGLRHKGQGLGPETAAKLGASRRPSWAVQTAQSPNRRSKYFGANSADAVPSIQRMREKLEKDAEAQGPVAGHSRSSALFAGIHDELEDLTPDERDQLVQRAFQHDALRSKRPVIWIPRDDLGVSDDEIYRTQRFSKHIWISNEYQALDGKCRTIFSRSPPDFSEVDLIQL